The Ectothiorhodospiraceae bacterium BW-2 nucleotide sequence CGAGCTAGTCCTTTGGGGGCGGGTTTATTTATCTCAGATGCCATATCGCTCGCGATAGGCCTCGACCATCGGTCGGTACTCAGCTATATCGGGGCTGTGCTCTAAAAAGCTCAGCAGATCAGACAGAGTAGCGATGCTAACTACCTGCACTCCGAACTGCTGCTCTACCTCCTGTATGGCAGAGAGCTCCCCTTGACCTCGCTCCTGCCTATCGAAGGCAATGATGATACTCTTCGGTATTGCACCTGCGTGGCGAATAATCTCTATCGACTCCCTAATCGCGGTACCGGCAGTCATGACATCATCGATAATGGTCACCTCTCCTTGTAGCTGTGCGCCGACTAGCGAGCCCCCTTCGCCGTGATCCTTAGCCTCTTTGCGATTAAAACAGGTCTGAACAGAGCGCTGATAGTGGGTATCTAGTGCAATGGCGGTGGCGGTGGCGAGCGGAATGCCTTTGTAGGCAGGCCCGAACAGCGTAGTCGGCTTTAAATCGGCCGCTTCGATAGCCGCCGCATAGAACTGCCCTAGGCGATTGAGTTGGTGGCCGCTATTCAATAGCCCGGTATTCAAAAAGTAGGGGCTTATGCGACCCGATTTGAGGGAAAATTCACCAAATCTGAGTACGCAGTTCTCGAACGCAAAGCGAATAAACTGCTCTTTATAGTTGTCGGACATCATCTTACTCCATTAACTGTAGATAGTCTCTGTGGTTAATTTAGGCCTCAGCTAGGGGCAATTTTTGCAGTAGCTGCTGCATCGCTCTGCCACGATGGCTGAGTCGATTCTTCTGCTCCGGCGAGAGTTCGGCGGCAGTACACTGATACTGCTCGACCCAAAAGATCGGATCGTAACCAAAGCCGTTCTCCCCCTGTGGTTGTAGAGTAATGCTCCCCTCCCAGCTCTCTTGACAGATAATCGGGGTCGGGTCGTGTTCGTGTTTTAAAAAGACCAATACACACTGAAAGCGGGCACTTCGTTCACTCAGATCGATCACCCCCTCTAGCTCTCGCAGCAGTTTAGCGACATTATCGCTATCACTCGCCCCCTCTCCGGCGTAACGGGCCGAGTAGATGCCGGGCGAGTTACCTAAAAAATCGACCTCAAGGCCCGAATCGTCAGCTAGCGCCGCCTCTCCGGTCTGTGCCGAGGCGTTTCGCGCCTTAATAATGGCGTTTTCGACAAAGCTAAGACCGCTCTCTAGCGCTTCGCTAACCCCTAGATCAGTTTGGGGAATAACTTGATATCCCCGTGGCTGTAATAGTTGGTTAAATTCACGCACTTTGCCACGGTTACCGCTAGCAAGTACAATGTTAGCCATCGTTAATCCTCCTCCAGAACCTGCTGCTGCTGCTGTAGTAGCTGTTGTATGCCACCCTCTGCTAAATCGAGTAGGCGGTTAAGTTCATGACGGTGAAAGGCGTGCCCTTCAGCCGTACCCTGTATCTCTATAAATGCGCCACCACTATTCATGACTACATTCATGTCGGTCTCGGCGGCCGCATCTTCGCGGTAGTCGAGATCGAGAACCGCCTCCCCCCGATAGATGCCGACAGATACCGAGGCGAGCTGCCCAAATAATGGCGATCGCTTGAGGCGATAACGCTTTTCTAATACCGTAATGGCATCAGCGAGCGCCACATAGCTGCCGGTAATCGCGGCGGTGCGAGTACCGCCATCGGCCTGAATGACATCACAATCGAGGGTAATGGTACGCTCCCCTAGTGCCTGTAGGTCGAGTACCGAACGCAGTGAACGACCGATGAGTCGCTGAATCTCTAGCGTTCTGCCACTGCTATTATTGGCGCTCTCGCGTCGTCCGCGCTGGCCGGTGGCCCGCGGTAGCATCCCATATTCGGCGGTTAACCAGCCCTGATTTTTACCGCGTAGAAAGTGGGGGACTCGATCCTCAATGGTGGCGGTGCAGATCACCTGAGTCTCACCAAATTCGACCAGTACCGACCCCTCGGCATGTTTGGTAAAGTGGCGGGTAAAGTTTACCGAACGAAGTTCATCATTGGCTCGGCCGTCTGGACGAATAGTGGCTGTCATCTAAGCTTCAACTCTCCATTTAAGATTTATCGGGGGGGTAGTCTAACTGATCTCCATACTCTTCTAAAACCTGTTGAATATGATTTATGGCGTGCTGCAGGCTCTGATCGGCAGAAGGGGAGGGGGAAGGCTCTCTCATCGGGGAGGGTTGGGTGGCGGAGCGCGGCGCGGTATGTGTCTGACTGTGGCGAATAAATTCAAGTGATATCAAAGTAATATTATCGGTATTGGGGTAGCTTGCCCGCTCTGCTTCTTCGGCAAGCGCTTCGCTAGCGGCAGTAATGGGGTGTCGCTGTAGTAACTGAATCAATTTAGGAGGTGTTAAACTGTTCCACAGGCCATCGGTGCAGAGTAGTAACCGATCACCCGACTGCAGCCTCTCGCCGCACCCTATCTCAATGTCAGAGGGGGAGAGGGTACAGCCGATGCAGCGGGTTAGGGCGTTGCGTTGGGGGTGATCCTTTAGCTGCTCTCGGTTCAGTTTACCTTGACGGTAGAGATATTCGATATAGGAGTGATCTTGAGTTTGGTGCAAAATCTTACCCTGTCGCACCAGATAGAAGCGGCTGTCACCGACATGAGCCCACCAGACCCGATTGCGCTCAATCAGCGCCATCACCGCCGTTGCGCCGGGAATATGGGCCATTTTATGCTTTTCGTATAGGGTAATAATCGCTTGGTGGGCGGCGCGGAGTACCGTCTCAAAAAAGGCTGCCGGACTGCGCACTTCGCCTCGGGTATGGCGGTAGGCCGTCTCTGCTTTCTGCACGATCAGTTTCGCCGCCTCTTTGCCGTGGGGACGCCCCCCCATCCCATCTGAAACGACCAGCAGCAGGCCATGCTGATTGCGCACCACCAGCGAGCTATCTTGGTTTTGGGTGCGATTGCCGAGTCGATTCAATTCGCTAAAACGGTACTCCATAACTTCTCTTTCGATCTATCTATTTGCGCCAAAAGTAGTCGTTAATCTTCTCCATCAGCGTCTCCGGCTCAGGTTCGGGGAGATCGCGATGAATGGCATCCAAAAGTTGGGCAACGCTCTGAGGCCGTAAGGTTGGATCGATCTCCAACGCCCAGTCGATCGCCTGTAGCAACCCTTGGGTATAGCGGCGGCGAAACGCCTTAGCGACCGGCTTCATTTTATCCTCCATTCGTCTATCGGCGGCATTAGGCGGAGCATCGCCGGTGAGACAGGCCCGCATCGTCGCGCCAATGGAGTAGATGTCGCTCCAAGGGCCAACATAGCCGCCACGAATCGACTGCTCATACGACGAGAAGCCAGGCGTGATCACCTGACCTGGCTGATATTGGCGGGTCTGTTTCATCTCATGGACCGCACCAAAATCGAGCAGAATCGGCGTGCCTCCCGCTCGCAGGTAGATATTGCCCGGTTTAATATCGAGATGGAGTAGCCCCTTCGAGTGGATTAAGTTAAGGCCATCGAGCAGCGGTAAAAATACCGTTCGAATGAACTGCTCGCTCAAGCCCCCTTTATGGCGGTTAATGTACTCCTGCAACGAAACCCCCTTCTCATAATCCATCACCATATAGACGGTGCCGCCGGCACGAAAGAAGTTGACTACATTGACGATATTGGCGTGCTTTAGGCTAGCAAGGAAGTTAGCCTCCTGAAAAAAGAGTCGTCGTCCGTGGGTAAAGGCGTCGTAGAGGGCGTCATCGAGCACCACAATCGAGCCATCTTCGTTGCGCCTAGCTAGCGAGTGGGGCATAAACTCTTTAATGACAACCTCGTTATCGGCTAGCTCGTCTCGGGCAAGATAGACGAAACTAAACCCGCCCCCGCCGATAGTGTGCAAGATGGTATATTGGTCCAGACGATGGCCCGCTGGCAGAGCGTATGAGCGATCATTTGACATGGCGTCAGTTCAGATTCATCCTAGGCGTGTAACCTCTTGGCGTTTGGTCTCTAATTTAAGGTAGGCAGCAGGGGCATATCCCCCCTTTAGCCGCCCTAGGTCGCTATTATAGACCGACTGGCAGCGTCTGAGGCAATAAAATCTGTCCCGATAAGATCGGGTACATACAGTGAGGAGAGAGTAGAGTGATACGCAGCATGACCGCCTTCGCCCGCAGCGACTATCGAGGGGAGTTAGGTGAGCTAACCCTAGAGCTGAGGGGAGTTAACCACCGATTTTTGGAGTTAAATTTACGCCTACCAGAGGAGTTGCGCCAGTTAGAACCGCCATTGCGCCAGCAGTTACAGCAGCAGCTCGGGCGGGGGAAAATTGATCTATTTTTGAAATATCAGCCCCCTACCACCACTCAACAGCTCGCGATTGACGAAGCTCTCGCCGCAGAGTTGGCTCGATTAAGCCATCAAATTGATAAATTGATCTACAATCCGGCACCAATTTCGTCACTAGAGCTACTTCAGTGGCCTGGCGTATTGCAGGGCGGCAGACTCGATAAAGAGGCGTTAGAGCAGCAGCTATTTCGGTTACTGCAGCAGGCGCTGCAAGAGTTCATCACCACCAGAGAGGCAGAAGGGGAGCGACTACAGCAGGTCATTTTGTGCCGCTGTGACGAGATGGCCACAGTGGTGGAGCAGCTAGAGCAGCGCCTACCTGAAGTGGTACAGCTAGCTCGGCAACGGCTAAAGCAGCGGCTACAGGAGCTAGTAAGCCAGCAGCCCGATGAGGGGAGGCTAGAGCAGGAGATGGCGCTAGTCATGCAGCGGCTCGATATCGATGAGGAGCTACAGCGGCTAAAATCGCATCTAACCGAACTGCACTCAATTCTAGTGCGCAACCAGCCAGTGGGGCGACGGCTCGACTTTCTGTTACAGGAGTTAAACCGAGAGGCGAATACCATCGGCTCTAAATCGGCCGATCTACAAACGACTCAGGCTTCAGTGGAGCTAAAGGTGATTATTGAGCAGGTAAGGGAGCAGATTCAGAATATCGAATAGTTTTTAAGCCCCTTCAAGAGCAATTAACAGTCTCTTAAATGTCCGTTACAGCGAACAAGAC carries:
- a CDS encoding orotate phosphoribosyltransferase, which translates into the protein MSDNYKEQFIRFAFENCVLRFGEFSLKSGRISPYFLNTGLLNSGHQLNRLGQFYAAAIEAADLKPTTLFGPAYKGIPLATATAIALDTHYQRSVQTCFNRKEAKDHGEGGSLVGAQLQGEVTIIDDVMTAGTAIRESIEIIRHAGAIPKSIIIAFDRQERGQGELSAIQEVEQQFGVQVVSIATLSDLLSFLEHSPDIAEYRPMVEAYRERYGI
- a CDS encoding serine/threonine protein kinase is translated as MSNDRSYALPAGHRLDQYTILHTIGGGGFSFVYLARDELADNEVVIKEFMPHSLARRNEDGSIVVLDDALYDAFTHGRRLFFQEANFLASLKHANIVNVVNFFRAGGTVYMVMDYEKGVSLQEYINRHKGGLSEQFIRTVFLPLLDGLNLIHSKGLLHLDIKPGNIYLRAGGTPILLDFGAVHEMKQTRQYQPGQVITPGFSSYEQSIRGGYVGPWSDIYSIGATMRACLTGDAPPNAADRRMEDKMKPVAKAFRRRYTQGLLQAIDWALEIDPTLRPQSVAQLLDAIHRDLPEPEPETLMEKINDYFWRK
- the rdgB gene encoding RdgB/HAM1 family non-canonical purine NTP pyrophosphatase — its product is MANIVLASGNRGKVREFNQLLQPRGYQVIPQTDLGVSEALESGLSFVENAIIKARNASAQTGEAALADDSGLEVDFLGNSPGIYSARYAGEGASDSDNVAKLLRELEGVIDLSERSARFQCVLVFLKHEHDPTPIICQESWEGSITLQPQGENGFGYDPIFWVEQYQCTAAELSPEQKNRLSHRGRAMQQLLQKLPLAEA
- a CDS encoding ribonuclease PH, which translates into the protein MRPDGRANDELRSVNFTRHFTKHAEGSVLVEFGETQVICTATIEDRVPHFLRGKNQGWLTAEYGMLPRATGQRGRRESANNSSGRTLEIQRLIGRSLRSVLDLQALGERTITLDCDVIQADGGTRTAAITGSYVALADAITVLEKRYRLKRSPLFGQLASVSVGIYRGEAVLDLDYREDAAAETDMNVVMNSGGAFIEIQGTAEGHAFHRHELNRLLDLAEGGIQQLLQQQQQVLEED
- a CDS encoding YicC family protein — encoded protein: MIRSMTAFARSDYRGELGELTLELRGVNHRFLELNLRLPEELRQLEPPLRQQLQQQLGRGKIDLFLKYQPPTTTQQLAIDEALAAELARLSHQIDKLIYNPAPISSLELLQWPGVLQGGRLDKEALEQQLFRLLQQALQEFITTREAEGERLQQVILCRCDEMATVVEQLEQRLPEVVQLARQRLKQRLQELVSQQPDEGRLEQEMALVMQRLDIDEELQRLKSHLTELHSILVRNQPVGRRLDFLLQELNREANTIGSKSADLQTTQASVELKVIIEQVREQIQNIE
- a CDS encoding serine/threonine-protein phosphatase; translation: MEYRFSELNRLGNRTQNQDSSLVVRNQHGLLLVVSDGMGGRPHGKEAAKLIVQKAETAYRHTRGEVRSPAAFFETVLRAAHQAIITLYEKHKMAHIPGATAVMALIERNRVWWAHVGDSRFYLVRQGKILHQTQDHSYIEYLYRQGKLNREQLKDHPQRNALTRCIGCTLSPSDIEIGCGERLQSGDRLLLCTDGLWNSLTPPKLIQLLQRHPITAASEALAEEAERASYPNTDNITLISLEFIRHSQTHTAPRSATQPSPMREPSPSPSADQSLQHAINHIQQVLEEYGDQLDYPPDKS